CCTCGCCCAGTGGCCCGCGCCTGGAGGATCCGGGCATCGGCCTGCGCGACAACGGCAGGCGCGTGCTGGCATACGCCGACCTGCGCAGCCTGTTCGAGGATCCGGATGGGCGCGAACCGGGACGCGAGGTCGAGCTGCACCTGACCGGGCACATGGAGAAGTTCGCCTGGTCGTTCAATGGCGTGCCGTTTGCCTCGGCCGAACCGCTGCGCCTGAACTACGGCGAGCGCATGCGCATCGTGCTGGTGAACGACACGATGATGCAGCACCCCATCCACCTGCACGGCCTGTGGAGCGACCTCGAGGACGCCCGTGGCGAATTCCAGGTCCGCAAGCACACCGTGGACATGCCCCCCGGTACCCGCCGCAGCTACCGGGTGCGCGCGGATGCGCTGGGCCGCTGGGCCTACCACTGCCACCTGCTCTACCACATGGAGGCGGGGATGATGCGCGAGGTGCGCGTGGAGGAATCCGCATGAGCCGCACCTCGACACTGCACCTGCTGTCCGCCGCCGTGCTGGTGATGCTGCCCGGTTACGCCGCCGCGGCAGCGCAGGAGGCCGGCCATGCCGGGCACCACGACCACGCCACGCATCGCGAGGCGGGGGCACCGGCATCCGCTGGTGATCCCCATGCCAGCCACGCGCATGCGGCGCACCAGGCTGAAGCCGCTCCGGAACAGAGCCATGCCGACCATGCCGCGCATGCGGATCACGCGGCCATGCAACATCCGCGTCCGGTGCAGACGGTGCCGACGCACCCGCCAGGCCATGCACACCACGGCAACCCGGCTGCAGAGGAGCCGGCGGCCGGAGTGCACCGCCACGCCACGCATGCGGCGCACCCGGTGCAAGATTCGCCCCGCGAACCGGTTCCCGCGCTGACCGATGCCGACCGCGCAGCGGCCTTCCCGCCCCTGCAGCATGGCCATGTCCATGGCGGCGGCATCAACAGCCTGGTGCGCTTCGACCGGCTGGAGGCGTGGGACGCGGACCAGGGCACCGGCCAGGCCTGGGAGACCAGGGCCTGGATCGGCGGGGACGTGCAGCGGCTGTGGCTGCGCAGCGAGGGCGAGCGCGACGACGGACGCACCCATGCCGCCGACCTGGAGCTGTTCTACGGCCGGGCCATCAGCCCGTGGTGGGACCTGCTGGCCGGTGTGCGCCAGGACTTCGGCCATGACGGCCGCACCTGGGCGGCACTGGGCGTGCAGGGCCTGGCACCGTACAAGTTCGAGGTGGCGGCCACGGCCTACCTGGGCAGTGGCGGCCAGACCGCGCTGCGCACCGAGGTCGAGTACGAGCTTCCGCTGACACGCAGGCTGCTGTTGCAACCAAAGCTGGAGCTGGAACTGCATGGCCAGGACGATGCCCGCCGCGGTATCGGCGCGGGCCTCTCCACCGCTGGGGCGGGGCTGCGGCTGCGCTGGGCGGTCACGCCGCGGTTCGCGCCATATATCGGCCTGGTGCACGAACGCAGCTTCGGCGATACCCGCCGCTATCGCACGGGCGAGGGCGACGCGGCAGGCGATACCCGCTGGGTCGCCGGCCTGCGCTGGTGGTTCTAGGCCTGTCCCGTGGGGCGGGGTGTTTCCGCACTTCCGCCCTTCGGCGCTGGCCGCCGGTGGCTGTCCAGTCGGCCGAGCAGGTCGACGGCGGCCTCGTAGGCATCGTGAAGCTCGTCCAGGTGCGCGGGATCCTGGTCGCGACGGTACGCGTGCAGCGCGAACCCGATCATGTTGATCCGGTTGCGCAGCTCGTGCAGCAGCAGCTCCTCATCCTGGGGCCGGCTCATGGACCAGTCCTGCCTCGTTGCATGTCGGGGGCGCCGCGCAGCCTGCATCTTGCACGGCGGACTGGAATGATCGCCCCGGGGCCGTGACGGCATCGCCAAGCACCGCTGCGCATCACGCCAGGACAACGCCAGGCGCGCATCGCCTTTACCGCCTGGCACCGACACTCGGTGGCTCCCCCAAGAGACGGAGCACCCCGATGGCCCTGCCCGAGTACCCGAAGCCGCCGTTCAAGCGCCAGCAGCAATCCTTCCCCGGCAAGACCTCGCGCATGGATCCGCGCCCGGACCATGGCGAGGACAGCTACGAAGGCAGCGCCCAGCTTCAAGGCAAGCGCGCACTCATCACCGGTGGCGACAGCGGCATCGGCGCCGCCGTGGCGATCGCCTATGCACGCGAAGGCGCGGACGTGGCCATCGCCTTCCTGCCCGGCGAGCGTGACGACGCCATGCATGTGCAGGAACAGATCGAGGCTGCGGGCCAGCGCGCCCTGCTGGTGGAGTGCGATATCAGCGACGCCCACCAGGCGGCCGACCTCGTCGA
This genomic interval from Pseudoxanthomonas suwonensis 11-1 contains the following:
- a CDS encoding copper resistance protein B; the protein is MSRTSTLHLLSAAVLVMLPGYAAAAAQEAGHAGHHDHATHREAGAPASAGDPHASHAHAAHQAEAAPEQSHADHAAHADHAAMQHPRPVQTVPTHPPGHAHHGNPAAEEPAAGVHRHATHAAHPVQDSPREPVPALTDADRAAAFPPLQHGHVHGGGINSLVRFDRLEAWDADQGTGQAWETRAWIGGDVQRLWLRSEGERDDGRTHAADLELFYGRAISPWWDLLAGVRQDFGHDGRTWAALGVQGLAPYKFEVAATAYLGSGGQTALRTEVEYELPLTRRLLLQPKLELELHGQDDARRGIGAGLSTAGAGLRLRWAVTPRFAPYIGLVHERSFGDTRRYRTGEGDAAGDTRWVAGLRWWF